TAATCGATAGCCACCCATTTTGTCGGTATCTGTATTAATAAGAGCTTCTTTGTGGCTTGGGCTGTTAAGCCATGCATGAACTACTCCGCTAAGTTCAATTCCTGATGCTAATATTTCTCTTGTTAAATTAAAGGATTTATCGTATTTATGTATTCTTTCCATTGGGGTTGTGCCAAAAAGAGTATGGGTTAATGTTTTATTTTCACCTAGTTGTATAGCATACTCTTTTGCAACTTTTTCAAGAACATCATCTATTTCTAGATGATTTAGATTTAAATTTTTTCTCAATTCAGTAATTTCTGAATATAGGATTTTCATGTCTTTTTTTGTATCTATTGGGTGCATTGTGTTTAAATTACATGCTTGAGACGAAAATAGTGTAAAAATTAAAATCAATTTTTTCATTAAAGATCCTTTTTATAATAATATTAAAATTATAATTATATATCATTATGTATTATAATAATTATATAAAGGAGTTAGTTATGATGGAAAAATATTTAACTTATATAAAAAAGAATGATTTAGAAGCAATACAATTAAAATTGCAAGAATTATTAGCAAGTTTGCATATTTTTTATTCTAATTTAAGAGGTATTCACTGGAATATAAAAGATACCAATTTCTTTGTTATTCATAAAAAAACTCAAAAACTTTATGAATATATTGAAAAGATTATTGATGTTGTTGCAGAACGTTCAAGAATGCTTGGATATGATTCTGAATTTAGATATTCTGAGTTTATGAAAAAATCTTTTATTATGGAGCTTGATGTTGAATCAACTTCCAATTTTTTACCTTCAATGCAAAGCATTGTTTGCAGTCTTACTGAGATTTTAAAAAATATTGTTGGAATGAGAAAGTTGATTGATACTGCTGGGGATTATGGTACTGCTAATATTATGGATGACATCATAAGCGATCTTGAGAAGTATTTGTGGATGCATAAGGCTTTGCTTGAGAATTGTCATTGTTTTTGTCACGACGAGGGTGATAGCAAATGTTGCGAGTGCAATGAAAAATAACAATTTTATTAAAATGTTTAACTTGTACTAATGGTTAGTTTATTTGTATTAATTTTGTAGTTGTTGGGGATTATGGACATTAGAAATATTGGGATTATGGCGCATATTGATGCTGGCAAAACTACTACCACAGAAAGAATTATTTATTATACCGGTAAAAGTCATAAAATGGGAGATGTGGACTCTGGTAATACTATTACTGACTGGATGCCTCAAGAGCAAGAAAGAGGGATTACTATTAGTTCAGCTGCTATTACTTGTCATTGGAAGGATTGCCAAATAAACATTATTGATACGCCCGGGCATGTTGATTTTACAGCAGAAGTTGAAAGATCTCTTCGAGTTCTTGATGGGGGTATTGTTATTTTTAGTGCTGTTGATGGAATTCAGGCTCAAACAGAAACTGTATGGAAACAGGCAGAGAAGTATGAAATTCCACGACTTGCTTATGTTAATAAGATGGATAGATTGGGCGCTAATTTTTTTAAAGTTGTAGAAGATATTAAAAATAAGTTTAAAACTATTCCTTTAATTTTGCAGATTCCAATTGGAAATGAAAGCAGTTTTGAAGGAGTAGTTGATATTATTTTAAATAAAGAGCTTCATTTTTCAATGGAAAATGGAATTCCAAAATTAACTTATAGTCAAGTCAGGGAAGAATTTGTTGAAAAAGTGATTCTTTTTAAGAAAAAATTAATAGATATTCTCAGTCAATTTAGTGAGGAAATTACTCAATTGTTTCTTGAAGATAAAGAGATTAGTTTAGACATTATTAGAAGGGAGATTAGAAGAGGCACTATTTCTAGATTTATTATTCCTGTTTTAATGGGAGCTAGTTTAAAAAATATTGGAATAGAACCTTTAATCGATTCGATTGTAGACTACTTGCCAAGTCCTTTTGAAAAAAGCTTTAATGCTTTTTCTTTAGATTCGGATAGAAAAATTTTAGTTAATCCTAATGAAAGTAAAAAATTGTCAGCGCTTGTTTTTAAAGTCCAATATTCAAGCATAATTGCGGCTCATCTTTATTTTGTTAGAGTTTATTCTGGTGAGATTAATTCTAATAAAAAAATTATTAATGCTTCTAATGGTAAGCGTGAAAAGTTTACAAAAATTTTTAGAGTTTTTTCAAATAAAAATGAACAAATAGATTTTGTGAAAACAGGTGATATTGGCGCTGTTTTGGGATTAAAATTTTCTGCTACAGGGGATACTCTTGTTGAAGAAAATAATAATGTTTTGCTTGAGTCTGTTATGTTTCCAGAGCCAGTTGTTTTAATGTCTGTTGAGCCTGAAAGATCATCAGATGAGATTAGGCTAAAGGAAATTTTTGATATAATATCTAAAGAAGACCCTACTTTTAGTTATTCTGAGAGTAAAGAAACAGGGCAATTGATTATATCTGGAATGGGTGAATTACACCTTGAGATTATTTTGACAAGAATTAAAGATGAATTTAATCTTAATGTTTATACAGGAAAACCTCAAGTAAGTTACAGAGAGAGTGCAGGCAAAATTGTAAAAGAAGTTTTTGAGTTTAAAAATATCTTTGCTGGTAGAAATATTGATTTTAAAATTGGGATAGTCATTAAACCTTTGTCGCGGGGCGAAGGAAATAAAATCGATTTTGAATGTAATATCGATCCTCCAATTAAATCTGCAATATTAAGGGGGATTACAACTACATTTGTAAGTGGAGTTTTTGGATATCCCATTGTTGATATTAATGTTAGCATTTTTTCTATTGTTTGTGAAACTGGCAAGATTAGTGAGAGTGCTTTTGAATCAATCTCGGGATTTGCTTTTCATAGCATTTTCCAAAAATCAGATCCTATTAAACTTGAACCAATAATGCTATTAGAAATTAGAACACCCGTTGAACATACGGGAGAAATTATTTCTACTTTAAATGTTATGGGGGGTGTTGTTCATGCAGTTAGCAATATTGGAGAGTATGATTTGATAAAATCACAGGCGGCTTTTGAAAAGCTTTTTGGGTATGCTTCTATTTTAAGAAGTTCTACTAAAGGGAGGGGCAGTTTTACTATGGAATTTTCTTATTTTAAGGAAAAAGTAAGTTAAAGTTGTTAGTTTTATAAGGCAGAATGGCTTTTTTTGTATTTATTATTTTTTAAATCTAATTACTAATTAATTTTTATTGATGAGTTTTTGTGTAAAAATGATTTTATTCCTTTTGTTGTTAATCTGTAAGTTTTTGATAGTTTATGAATGTGATATTATGATATAGAATGTTTTTTAGCCTTATAAAGGCATGTTTGCCTTTTAGGCATGGGTAAAATATTATATTGGTTTTTTTGATATGATATTTTATAATATTTTTTTATTTTAAAAAATAAAGGAGGCGTATTATGCAGGGTGAAAATATGGTTTCAATTAGAGGTGGAAATAGAAGAAAAATTCTTCTTAGTTTGAAAAATATGCAATATTCAAGAACAGACCTGGCTCGTAAATTAACCTTAACAAATGCTGCAGTTACTATTTTGACCAATCAAATGATAAAAGAAAATCTTTTGATTGAAGTTGGTTCTAGAGTGTCTGATGTTAAAAAGCACGGACGAAAAGAAATACTTCTTGACATTAATAAAGATTATGCCTATTCAATGGGAGTTATTATTTCTAGCAATTATTTTCAAATAGGTATTGCTAATCTTAAATGTGAGGTTTTAATAAGCGAGACCCATTCTTTTGAGCCTCCAGTTAGTGCTTATGATATTTTAGAAAAAATAAAAGATCATATGATAGAAATTATCTGGAAACATAATTTTTCAAGGGATAAGTTTATTGGTTTGGGTTTTAGTATTACAGGGTTAATAAAGGATAAGGAATTAGGCGTTGTTAATGACAGCTATGGAGCATGGATTGAAAAAGATGTTCCTGTTAAGAGGATACTTGAAGAATATTTTTCACTTACGGTTTATCTTGAAAGTTATGTTAAAAATTTATCTCTTGCTGAATTTATGGGTAAAAATATAGATAATATTATGTTTTTTGACTACACAGATACTGCAGAACTTTCTATTTGGTCAGGTGGCAATGTTTATCCTGGTTTTAATAATAGGTCAGGTATGGTTAGTCATATGATAATTGATTATGAAGGAGAAAAAAATTGTCCAACTTGTGGTAATAAGGGCTGTGTTAATATGCTAATATCCAATTTTGCTTTGCAGAGATTGATTTCAAAAGAGTTTATGAATGGTGAAATTCCTGAGCTTTATGAAAAGTATGAGGGAAAATTAAAAAAGGTTACAATATATGATATTTTTTCTCTTTACGAAAAATATGATTTTATAAATAAAATTATGCAAGATACGGTTAAATATTTGGCAATAATTATTATCAATATTCAAAGAATGCTTGATTTTAATTATTTAGTACTCTATGGGCAAAGTTTTAAATTAAAAGCTTTTTTTGATTTGTTAAAAGAAGAGATTAGAAAGCGAAATAAAGAGAATATAGTATTAAAGCTTAGTTCATTAGATACTGAAGTTTCTGTTGTTGGACCGGCTTCTAGCGTTATTTTTAATAAATTTTATTTGACAGGGGGAGATATTGATTAATATTACCTTTTTTTGTATCTTATATTTGATAAGATTATTTTTGAGAATAGAGGTTATTTTTTAATGCTTGAAAGTTTGGGGTCAAATTTTAAAAATTTTATAAACTATCTTTCTGGGAAATCTACAATAAATGATAAAAACATTGCAGAGGCTATTGAGATTATTAAAAATTCTTTGGTTGATGCTGATGTTAACTTAAGAGTTGTGAGGCGTTTTTTAAATTCTATAGTTGAAGAATCTAAGGGAGTAAAAGTTTTAAGAAGCATTGATCCTAAATCTCAGTTTATTAAAATTGTCAATGATAATCTTGTTAAATTTTTGGGAGGCAAAAATTATGAGCTTAGCTTGCATCCTGTTAATAAGCAATCTTATATTCTTATGCTTGGTCTTCAGGGTTCTGGCAAGACCACAACATGTGCCAAGCTTTCCTTAAGGCTTAAAAAGGGAAATAGGAAAGTTCTTCTTGTAGCTGCTGATACATTTAGAGCAGCGGCTGTAGAGCAGTTAGAAATATTGGGTAGCCAAATAGGTGTTCCAGTATTTTCACTTAAAGGTGAAAAAGATCCTATTAAAATTGTTAAAGCTTCTATGAAGTTTGCTAAATCTGAGTTTTTTGATTCTGTAATAGTTGATACTAGGGGGCGTCTTGAGGTTGAATCTTTATTAGTTGAAGAAATAAAAAATATCAAAGAGATTTTGCAGCCTGTAGAAACAATTTTGGTGTTAGATTCTATGACAGGGCAAGGTGCAGTAAATATTGCTAAGGAATTTAATGAGAGTGTTGGGCTTACTGGCGCAATATTTTCTAAATTTGATTCAGATACTAGGGGAGGTGCTGTGCTATCGTTTAAAAGTATTTGTGCAGTTCCTATTAAATTTATTGGGGTTGGAGAAAAAATTGAAGATCTTGATTCCTTTTATCCAGAAAGAATTGCTTCTAGAATTCTTGGCATGGGAGATATTGTTAGTCTTGTAGAGAAGGTTCAAAGCGTTATTGACAAAGAGGAGGCTATTAAACTTCAGGAAAAAATCAAGAAAGCTAGTTTTAATTTTGAAGACTATTTAAGCCAATTTAGCCGCATTAGGCAAGTTGGGGGAATTTCTAATTTTGCAAGTTTTTTACCAGGTGTTTCAAAGTCAATATTGAATGTTGATAATTTAAATGAAAAAAGTTTGAATAGAGAAGAATCCATTATTCTTTCTATGACTAAGAAAGAAAGAATAAATCCAGTGATTTTGAATAATCCGTCAAGAAAAAAAAGAATAGCCTTAGGAAGTGGGACAACTATTTTTGATGTTAATAAGCTCATAAAGAAATTTAGTCAAACAGCTTTGATTATGAAAAAAATGAAAAATAAGGATTTTCAAAATAAGATTGCATCCCTTTTGGGAAAATAAGGAGGAATAAATTTGAGCGTTAAAATAAGATTGAAGAGAATGGGTGCTAAAAAAAGACCTTATTATAGGATCGTAGTTATGAATTCTGCTTCTCCTAGAGATGGTAGAGCAATTGAAGAGCTTGGTTATTATCATCCTGTTGAAAAGCAGCAGCAAATAAAAATTAAGGAAGATAGGATGAAGGATTGGATAAGTAAGGGAGCAATTTTAAGCGATACAGTGAGAATGCTTTTAAATAAAAACAACTTGAATGCGAAAAGTCAGGAGGTTTAGATGAAAGAGTACGGGAATGAGATTGAACTTATAGAGTTTATAGTAAAGTCTCTTGTAGATAAAGAAGATGAAGTAAAACTAAATGTAATTGAAGGGGAAAAATCAACTATTTTAGAATTAAGGGTTTCTCAAAGCGATGTAGGCAAAATAATTGGAAGACGAGGTCGCATTGCACGCGCTATTAGAACTTTGCTTGGAGCTTGTGCTGCTAAAACCAATAGGAGAGTGCAATTGGAAATTTTAGATTAATTATGTTTATTAAGGGCATAATATTATCGTCTTATGGAGTTAATGGGTATGCTAAGGTTAAAAGCATATCCAATAATTTTTGTGATTTTATTAACCTAAAAAACAATAAAGTTCTTTTAAAAAAAAACAATGGTTTTACTATGGAAACTAAAGTTGTAGATGTTAATATAAAGAGTAATTCCTTGTTTTTAAAGTTTGAAGGGATTAATACTCCGGAGTCAGTAAAATCCTTGATTGGTTTTGAATTATGGGTTAATGATGCGCTTGCATCGACTTTGAAAGAAGGCGAATATTATTTGGGGAAATTAATTGGCTATGCTATTGTTGATGACAATAGAAGGCTGGGAGAAGTTGTAGCTTTCTTTGAATATTTAAACGGCATATTTCTTGAGGTCAAGGTGGGTATTAAATTTTTTTTTGTTCCCTTTTCGAGTATTTATATTGGAGAGATAAGTGCTCAAGAGAAAACGATTCAGCTTAAGGTTTTAGATCTTTTAAGATGAAATTTACAGTTATATCCCTTTTTCCAGCAATAATTAAGCCATTTTTTGAAAATTCAATAATGAAAAAAGCTATTAACAAGGGAATAGTAAGTTTTGAACTTCTTGATGTTAAGGATTTTTCAAAAGATAAACATAAAAGATGTGATGATTTGCCTTATGGAGGCGGTGCTGGAATGGTATTAAAGGCTGAGCCCATTTCTTCTGCTCTTGAGCATGTGGAAGCTACTAAAAAAACAACAATATTTTTAAGTCCTTCTGGCATAAAGCATACCCAAGAGTTGGCATATTCCTTGTCAAAAAAAGAAGAAATTGTTATAATTTGTGGAAGATATGAAGGAATTGATCAGCGTATTATAGACTTGTATGTTGATTTTGAGATTTCTATTGGAGATTATGTCTTGTCTTCAGGGGAGATTGCAGCTCTTGTTTTAATAGATAGTGTATATAGGTTGTTAGATGGAGTAATAAATCCCAATTCTTTATTAGAAGAATCATTTGGTATAAAAAATAGGCTGCTTGAATATCCTCATTATACCAGACCTTATAATTTTATGGGGATAAAGGTTCCAGAAGTTCTTATTTCAGGGCATCATGAAAATATAAAGAATTGGAGGTTTTTCAAGGCTAAAGAAAAAACTAAAAAAAATAGATATGATTTATACCTTAAATATTTAGAGATAATAGGAGAAGATAATGGGTTTAATAAAAAAAATTGAAGCTCAAAAT
The nucleotide sequence above comes from Borrelia maritima. Encoded proteins:
- the fusA gene encoding elongation factor G, which codes for MDIRNIGIMAHIDAGKTTTTERIIYYTGKSHKMGDVDSGNTITDWMPQEQERGITISSAAITCHWKDCQINIIDTPGHVDFTAEVERSLRVLDGGIVIFSAVDGIQAQTETVWKQAEKYEIPRLAYVNKMDRLGANFFKVVEDIKNKFKTIPLILQIPIGNESSFEGVVDIILNKELHFSMENGIPKLTYSQVREEFVEKVILFKKKLIDILSQFSEEITQLFLEDKEISLDIIRREIRRGTISRFIIPVLMGASLKNIGIEPLIDSIVDYLPSPFEKSFNAFSLDSDRKILVNPNESKKLSALVFKVQYSSIIAAHLYFVRVYSGEINSNKKIINASNGKREKFTKIFRVFSNKNEQIDFVKTGDIGAVLGLKFSATGDTLVEENNNVLLESVMFPEPVVLMSVEPERSSDEIRLKEIFDIISKEDPTFSYSESKETGQLIISGMGELHLEIILTRIKDEFNLNVYTGKPQVSYRESAGKIVKEVFEFKNIFAGRNIDFKIGIVIKPLSRGEGNKIDFECNIDPPIKSAILRGITTTFVSGVFGYPIVDINVSIFSIVCETGKISESAFESISGFAFHSIFQKSDPIKLEPIMLLEIRTPVEHTGEIISTLNVMGGVVHAVSNIGEYDLIKSQAAFEKLFGYASILRSSTKGRGSFTMEFSYFKEKVS
- the rimM gene encoding ribosome maturation factor RimM (Essential for efficient processing of 16S rRNA), which codes for MFIKGIILSSYGVNGYAKVKSISNNFCDFINLKNNKVLLKKNNGFTMETKVVDVNIKSNSLFLKFEGINTPESVKSLIGFELWVNDALASTLKEGEYYLGKLIGYAIVDDNRRLGEVVAFFEYLNGIFLEVKVGIKFFFVPFSSIYIGEISAQEKTIQLKVLDLLR
- the ffh gene encoding signal recognition particle protein, with amino-acid sequence MLESLGSNFKNFINYLSGKSTINDKNIAEAIEIIKNSLVDADVNLRVVRRFLNSIVEESKGVKVLRSIDPKSQFIKIVNDNLVKFLGGKNYELSLHPVNKQSYILMLGLQGSGKTTTCAKLSLRLKKGNRKVLLVAADTFRAAAVEQLEILGSQIGVPVFSLKGEKDPIKIVKASMKFAKSEFFDSVIVDTRGRLEVESLLVEEIKNIKEILQPVETILVLDSMTGQGAVNIAKEFNESVGLTGAIFSKFDSDTRGGAVLSFKSICAVPIKFIGVGEKIEDLDSFYPERIASRILGMGDIVSLVEKVQSVIDKEEAIKLQEKIKKASFNFEDYLSQFSRIRQVGGISNFASFLPGVSKSILNVDNLNEKSLNREESIILSMTKKERINPVILNNPSRKKRIALGSGTTIFDVNKLIKKFSQTALIMKKMKNKDFQNKIASLLGK
- the trmD gene encoding tRNA (guanosine(37)-N1)-methyltransferase TrmD, encoding MKFTVISLFPAIIKPFFENSIMKKAINKGIVSFELLDVKDFSKDKHKRCDDLPYGGGAGMVLKAEPISSALEHVEATKKTTIFLSPSGIKHTQELAYSLSKKEEIVIICGRYEGIDQRIIDLYVDFEISIGDYVLSSGEIAALVLIDSVYRLLDGVINPNSLLEESFGIKNRLLEYPHYTRPYNFMGIKVPEVLISGHHENIKNWRFFKAKEKTKKNRYDLYLKYLEIIGEDNGFNKKN
- a CDS encoding Dps family protein; its protein translation is MEKYLTYIKKNDLEAIQLKLQELLASLHIFYSNLRGIHWNIKDTNFFVIHKKTQKLYEYIEKIIDVVAERSRMLGYDSEFRYSEFMKKSFIMELDVESTSNFLPSMQSIVCSLTEILKNIVGMRKLIDTAGDYGTANIMDDIISDLEKYLWMHKALLENCHCFCHDEGDSKCCECNEK
- a CDS encoding BB0689 family surface lipoprotein → MKKLILIFTLFSSQACNLNTMHPIDTKKDMKILYSEITELRKNLNLNHLEIDDVLEKVAKEYAIQLGENKTLTHTLFGTTPMERIHKYDKSFNLTREILASGIELSGVVHAWLNSPSHKEALINTDTDKMGGYRLKTANNIDIFVVLFGKRKYKN
- the badR gene encoding host adaptation transcriptional regulator BadR, whose translation is MQGENMVSIRGGNRRKILLSLKNMQYSRTDLARKLTLTNAAVTILTNQMIKENLLIEVGSRVSDVKKHGRKEILLDINKDYAYSMGVIISSNYFQIGIANLKCEVLISETHSFEPPVSAYDILEKIKDHMIEIIWKHNFSRDKFIGLGFSITGLIKDKELGVVNDSYGAWIEKDVPVKRILEEYFSLTVYLESYVKNLSLAEFMGKNIDNIMFFDYTDTAELSIWSGGNVYPGFNNRSGMVSHMIIDYEGEKNCPTCGNKGCVNMLISNFALQRLISKEFMNGEIPELYEKYEGKLKKVTIYDIFSLYEKYDFINKIMQDTVKYLAIIIINIQRMLDFNYLVLYGQSFKLKAFFDLLKEEIRKRNKENIVLKLSSLDTEVSVVGPASSVIFNKFYLTGGDID
- the rpsP gene encoding 30S ribosomal protein S16, whose product is MSVKIRLKRMGAKKRPYYRIVVMNSASPRDGRAIEELGYYHPVEKQQQIKIKEDRMKDWISKGAILSDTVRMLLNKNNLNAKSQEV
- a CDS encoding KH domain-containing protein, coding for MKEYGNEIELIEFIVKSLVDKEDEVKLNVIEGEKSTILELRVSQSDVGKIIGRRGRIARAIRTLLGACAAKTNRRVQLEILD